A genomic segment from Prochlorothrix hollandica PCC 9006 = CALU 1027 encodes:
- a CDS encoding GDP-mannose 4,6-dehydratase — protein sequence MKTALISGVSGQDGAYLARLLLGKGYKVYGTSRDAQMSSFGNLERLGIKGQVTLLSMALSDFRSVIQVLSKVHPDEIYNLAGQSSVGLSFEQPVETLESITTGTLNLLEAIRFIDRPVRFYSAGSSECFGDTGNHPADEQTPFRPRSPYATAKAAAFWEVANYREAYGLFACSGILFNHESPLRPQRFVTQKIVAAARRIAQGSGERLELGNMAVQRDWGWAPEYVEAMYLMLQQDAPEDFVIATGATSALEDFVASAFASLGLNWQDHVVSNPALFRPSDIAMGRANPAKASQILGWKAKINLEEVVRRMVANEL from the coding sequence GTGAAGACTGCGTTAATTTCTGGTGTATCCGGTCAGGATGGAGCTTATCTAGCGCGGCTACTGCTGGGGAAGGGATATAAAGTTTATGGGACTTCCCGTGATGCTCAGATGTCTAGTTTCGGGAACTTGGAGCGTCTGGGTATTAAAGGCCAAGTGACGTTGCTCTCTATGGCTTTGAGTGATTTTAGGAGTGTGATTCAGGTACTGAGCAAGGTTCATCCCGACGAAATCTATAATTTGGCGGGGCAAAGCTCTGTGGGGTTATCGTTTGAGCAGCCAGTTGAGACGCTGGAAAGTATTACTACGGGTACTTTGAATCTTTTGGAGGCGATTCGGTTTATTGATCGGCCTGTGCGGTTCTATAGCGCTGGTTCTAGTGAGTGTTTTGGTGACACGGGGAACCACCCTGCCGATGAACAAACTCCTTTTCGGCCTCGGAGTCCCTATGCTACGGCTAAGGCGGCGGCTTTTTGGGAGGTTGCGAACTATCGGGAAGCCTATGGGCTATTTGCTTGTTCGGGGATTTTGTTTAACCATGAGTCTCCTCTGCGACCCCAACGCTTTGTAACCCAGAAAATTGTGGCGGCGGCGCGGCGGATTGCCCAGGGTTCTGGGGAGCGGCTGGAGTTGGGCAATATGGCGGTGCAGCGGGACTGGGGTTGGGCACCGGAGTATGTGGAGGCGATGTATTTGATGTTGCAGCAGGATGCACCGGAGGATTTTGTGATTGCGACGGGAGCAACTTCTGCTTTGGAAGATTTTGTCGCGTCAGCGTTTGCCAGTTTGGGCTTAAACTGGCAAGATCATGTTGTCAGCAATCCAGCCTTATTTCGACCCTCTGATATTGCAATGGGACGTGCTAATCCTGCCAAGGCATCTCAAATCCTAGGCTGGAAGGCTAAGATTAACTTAGAAGAGGTAGTACGGCGAATGGTTGCCAATGAGCTTTAG
- a CDS encoding glycosyltransferase family 2 protein, with protein sequence MKLSIIIPCFNEVQTIEKVVNAVIDCPVVDKEIIIVDDCSNDGTREILNSNINDKVDQIIFHDKNQGKGAALRTGFNAATGDILIVQDADLEYDPQEIPIVIEPILRDRADVVFGSRFQSGRPHRVVYYWHRLGNGFLTHLSNMFTNINLTDMETCYKAFRSDIIQNITIQENRFGFEPEITAKVARTNCRIYEVGISYYGRTYQEGKKIGWKDGIRAIYCIVKYNIIRN encoded by the coding sequence ATGAAACTTTCCATTATCATCCCTTGCTTCAACGAAGTTCAAACAATTGAAAAAGTTGTTAATGCTGTCATTGATTGCCCGGTAGTAGATAAGGAGATCATTATTGTAGATGACTGCTCCAATGATGGGACTAGAGAAATCCTTAACTCAAATATAAATGACAAAGTAGATCAAATAATATTTCATGATAAAAATCAAGGTAAAGGTGCTGCTTTAAGAACTGGATTTAATGCCGCGACTGGTGATATCTTAATTGTTCAAGATGCAGACTTAGAGTACGATCCTCAAGAAATACCTATAGTTATTGAGCCAATTTTGAGAGACAGAGCAGATGTTGTGTTTGGCTCTCGATTTCAAAGTGGAAGACCTCACAGGGTTGTATACTACTGGCATAGACTAGGCAATGGTTTCTTAACTCATCTTTCTAATATGTTTACTAATATAAACTTGACTGATATGGAGACATGTTATAAAGCATTTAGATCGGACATTATACAAAATATAACCATACAGGAAAATCGATTTGGCTTCGAGCCAGAAATCACTGCAAAAGTAGCTCGAACAAACTGTCGAATTTATGAAGTTGGAATTTCTTACTATGGACGAACTTATCAAGAGGGTAAAAAGATAGGGTGGAAAGATGGCATCAGAGCTATCTATTGTATTGTAAAATACAATATTATCCGAAACTAA
- a CDS encoding DUF29 domain-containing protein yields the protein MDNLSILYDRDYILWLQETYELLETHNLSQLDLPHLKEEILSLGNEQRRKVSSYLYQLLIHLLLYQYWQAENERCAKNWQTEIDSFRFELSILFKSRTLYNFYLTEIDGIYTKARKQAIRKSELPGHLFPDTCPFTSEELLDPDFFPSS from the coding sequence ATGGACAACCTCAGTATCCTTTACGATCGAGACTACATCCTCTGGCTTCAGGAAACCTACGAACTTCTAGAAACCCATAACCTCAGCCAATTAGACCTCCCTCATCTTAAAGAAGAGATCCTAAGCTTGGGCAACGAACAACGACGAAAAGTCAGTAGCTACCTCTATCAGCTTCTGATTCATCTACTTCTGTACCAATATTGGCAAGCTGAAAACGAGCGATGTGCCAAAAATTGGCAGACTGAAATTGATAGTTTTCGCTTTGAATTAAGCATCCTCTTCAAGTCTCGAACCCTCTATAATTTCTACCTGACAGAAATCGATGGTATCTACACCAAAGCGAGAAAGCAAGCCATCAGAAAAAGTGAACTTCCCGGACATCTCTTTCCCGATACATGCCCCTTTACTTCCGAAGAACTGCTAGACCCTGACTTCTTTCCTAGCTCATAG
- a CDS encoding glycosyltransferase family 4 protein, protein MKILINCIHLLSDIQGAGGAGSYVTALVKDLAKLAEVRLLVHPRNFLKFQSIPSLDLIPVVDNDNSTIYPYLDWCDLYFCPLNELVPTYLDSKVPVVATILDLQHEFYPLFFKGGVYESRFRHYSYAIARADGIITISNHEKDLINSIYPNSNVYVTYLSGYLADRFLTEAPDNIQSLLSINPGSYIIYPAIPWKHKNHYRLIEAFYILKNFYPKLYSNLQLLLTGSSHSLSDSPLSLIIKNLNLEASVKILGFLPDKQLYSLMFYAKAMVFPSLYEGFGIPIVDAMKLGTPVIASRCTAISEIGSDCIHYFEDPFDSRQMAQDLASFFQNSDKLEQLSTQGIIKGNEYSSVNTATSTLKAFQSIVKKAQQRQSYVDLTTVSTYSSFSNTQRLSIVLNCLNLTNINQFIDLINGLKLNCQIIPILNLHSCDQTENLVEFRTLSLKCKFPIKPVYSFGILDSESELYSILNFTYDSVVSTKYVMYCSFDTLAKYCNVIDIVTPCTYLDAFSTLSAVKLCPDTNEPIEVQPLSGLALAEAYETLKKIKLKFFELTFLKSTLQSEGYHPGCFKYLSQFLSSSTYLKLPMHPASLKFK, encoded by the coding sequence ATGAAGATATTAATTAACTGTATTCACTTGCTTAGTGATATACAAGGGGCTGGTGGTGCAGGAAGCTATGTCACAGCACTAGTCAAGGATTTAGCAAAACTTGCTGAAGTTAGACTATTGGTTCATCCTCGTAATTTTTTGAAATTTCAGTCTATTCCATCCCTTGATCTGATCCCAGTTGTTGATAATGATAATAGTACTATTTATCCTTACTTAGACTGGTGTGATCTATACTTTTGTCCACTCAACGAACTAGTTCCTACTTATCTTGACTCAAAGGTTCCAGTTGTCGCTACAATTCTAGATTTACAGCACGAATTTTACCCTCTATTCTTTAAAGGAGGGGTTTACGAGTCTCGTTTTCGTCACTATAGTTATGCTATTGCAAGAGCAGATGGAATTATCACAATCTCTAATCATGAAAAAGATTTGATAAATTCTATCTATCCTAACAGCAATGTTTATGTAACTTACTTATCAGGATATCTTGCAGATCGCTTCTTAACAGAAGCCCCTGACAATATTCAATCCCTTCTAAGTATAAATCCAGGATCATACATTATTTATCCAGCGATTCCCTGGAAACACAAGAATCACTATCGATTAATTGAAGCATTTTATATTCTCAAAAATTTCTATCCAAAGTTATATAGTAACCTACAGTTATTATTGACAGGATCAAGTCATAGTTTATCTGATTCTCCCTTAAGTCTTATCATTAAAAACTTAAATTTAGAAGCTTCAGTTAAGATATTAGGGTTTCTGCCAGACAAACAATTATATTCTTTAATGTTCTATGCAAAAGCCATGGTTTTCCCTTCACTATACGAAGGATTTGGCATTCCCATAGTCGATGCTATGAAGCTAGGGACTCCTGTGATAGCCTCACGTTGTACCGCTATTTCTGAAATAGGCAGCGACTGTATTCATTATTTTGAGGATCCCTTTGATTCAAGGCAAATGGCTCAGGATCTGGCATCGTTTTTTCAGAATTCTGATAAGCTGGAGCAGCTTTCTACTCAAGGTATAATAAAAGGAAATGAATACTCCTCAGTTAATACCGCAACATCTACCCTTAAAGCTTTTCAGTCAATTGTAAAAAAAGCTCAACAAAGACAATCTTACGTTGACTTGACAACTGTATCGACTTATTCTAGCTTTTCTAACACTCAACGGTTATCAATAGTCCTCAACTGTTTAAATTTGACTAATATCAATCAATTTATTGACCTTATAAATGGTCTTAAGCTTAACTGTCAAATTATTCCTATCTTGAATTTACATAGCTGTGATCAAACTGAAAACTTAGTTGAGTTTAGAACTCTTAGTCTAAAGTGTAAATTTCCTATAAAACCAGTTTACTCATTTGGCATATTAGATAGTGAGTCTGAATTGTACAGTATACTAAATTTCACTTATGATTCTGTTGTAAGCACTAAATATGTGATGTATTGTAGCTTCGACACTCTAGCTAAATACTGTAATGTAATCGACATCGTGACACCTTGTACCTACTTAGATGCTTTTAGTACTTTAAGTGCTGTTAAGCTGTGCCCTGATACTAATGAACCCATTGAGGTCCAACCTCTAAGTGGCTTAGCATTAGCTGAAGCCTATGAAACTTTAAAGAAAATAAAGCTTAAGTTCTTTGAATTAACATTTTTAAAATCTACCTTGCAGTCAGAAGGATATCACCCTGGATGCTTTAAGTACCTTAGTCAATTTCTGTCTAGTAGTACATACTTAAAACTTCCAATGCATCCCGCAAGTTTAAAGTTTAAATAA
- a CDS encoding glycosyltransferase family 4 protein: MLKVLIDCTAITPNPSGVGLYITQLLNYLYCIQAQAKIHLTTSYQPGLKNWLRGNLKSPLNLQEYRPKAIPLPVRLSNPLLEYWPQLFPLLFERKLENPHIIHGPAYTIFPYKKSKKVITIFDITFAKYPQYADRVAQHYSVQVRKCLQWTDLVLTISENSKRDIVEYFQVDPNKIWVTPLASRYNPGKLDLQNSQTSPNIIDIQKAPYLLFVSTIEPRKNISTLITAFNYLKKQYHIPHNLILIGKKGWKYEPIFEAITTSPYRDHIHHVNYLPDSDLPHFYRNATAFVYPSHYEGFGLPVLEAMTLGAPVITSNTSCIPEVAGDAAILINPQDPHQLASAILQVIEDNALRQSLIEKGYHQAAKFSWEQTALETLAAYRSLL; encoded by the coding sequence ATGCTAAAAGTTTTGATTGACTGTACCGCTATTACACCTAATCCAAGTGGAGTAGGTCTTTATATTACTCAATTATTAAATTATCTCTATTGTATTCAAGCCCAAGCTAAAATTCATCTCACAACAAGCTATCAGCCCGGTCTTAAAAACTGGCTACGTGGTAACCTTAAGTCACCCCTCAACTTACAAGAATACCGTCCAAAAGCCATTCCTTTACCCGTTCGCTTATCCAATCCCTTATTAGAATACTGGCCTCAACTGTTTCCTCTTCTTTTTGAGAGAAAGCTTGAAAATCCCCATATTATTCATGGCCCTGCATATACAATCTTTCCCTACAAAAAGAGTAAAAAAGTTATAACAATCTTTGACATTACCTTTGCTAAATATCCTCAGTATGCCGATAGGGTTGCCCAGCACTATAGTGTTCAAGTTCGCAAGTGTCTTCAGTGGACAGACTTAGTTCTTACGATTTCAGAAAACTCTAAGCGTGATATCGTTGAATATTTTCAAGTTGATCCCAACAAAATATGGGTAACACCTCTTGCTAGTCGTTACAATCCAGGTAAACTCGATCTGCAAAACTCTCAAACTTCTCCTAATATCATAGATATACAAAAAGCCCCCTATCTTTTATTTGTTAGCACCATAGAACCTCGGAAAAATATTTCTACTCTCATCACTGCATTCAATTACTTAAAAAAACAGTATCACATTCCCCACAACCTCATTCTCATTGGCAAAAAAGGCTGGAAATATGAACCCATCTTTGAAGCCATCACTACATCACCCTATCGAGATCACATTCACCACGTGAATTACCTTCCTGATTCAGATCTTCCTCACTTTTACCGTAATGCCACCGCCTTTGTTTATCCCTCCCACTATGAAGGCTTTGGCTTGCCCGTCCTAGAAGCGATGACGCTAGGCGCTCCTGTCATTACTTCTAATACCTCCTGCATCCCTGAAGTTGCCGGAGATGCCGCAATCCTTATTAACCCTCAAGATCCGCATCAACTGGCATCAGCAATCTTACAAGTCATCGAAGACAATGCCTTGCGTCAGTCTCTCATTGAAAAAGGCTATCACCAGGCAGCTAAATTCTCCTGGGAACAGACAGCTTTAGAAACCTTAGCAGCCTATCGGTCTCTCCTCTAA
- a CDS encoding glycosyltransferase family protein: protein MCKVTNINLLQKRASQMFSDSRDSLLIFLFSFIIYIANGKTISAGDTIPNTVLAFNVLANHTLHLDIFRQSYLSNSYAFVEANNGHLSSIYPIGSAIVSFPLYLIFYLYSKIVLIPLDMTSANFEPYRLLFEKLAASFITSATVVIFYLSSIIKFDRKTSLISTFIFAFATNTWMTSSQGLWQHGVSNFILVVSIFSLLKFNQNISTSKFSWLLLAGICCGLLPGIRPTSILFSVNIIVYAIFIYRINSIFVFLGCLSSLPSILWNLYYFGNFSGGYSSIFPEAPYLFTLDNFTNAFLGTLLSPSRGLIIFSPIVLYCLPVFYKLLKLRSRKDDLLLGSLSITSLCLVFSYFFYIVWWAGHSYGPRFMTDVMPIFCYLINYYFYSCSSLNSCSRLISLLKLSSVNTHHHFILFFLVIFYSTFIQFIGAFGTDYGYLWNGIPLNVDIPEYQYRLWSWSDSQIQRHCASFFYEIFGSPVKNNQISYKLNLDGLIKNVLDKQNHPLSSHMLVAPGHQQLIKADLKNLGDSTWFGYDSAIGDGEVRVRCIFYDLNDKTIEESRLYISGVTRSSQLAEAFGHVVFPVVPGDYILKIDLVSEGFGNFGDSIKYFNVRVQS, encoded by the coding sequence ATGTGTAAAGTAACAAATATTAATTTACTCCAAAAAAGAGCAAGTCAAATGTTTAGTGACTCGCGCGACAGTTTACTTATATTCCTTTTCTCTTTCATTATATACATTGCGAATGGGAAAACTATTAGTGCTGGTGATACTATTCCAAACACTGTTCTTGCTTTTAATGTACTGGCAAACCATACTTTACATCTAGACATTTTTAGACAAAGTTACCTATCAAATTCATATGCGTTTGTTGAAGCTAATAATGGTCATCTCAGCTCTATTTATCCTATAGGTTCAGCTATAGTAAGCTTCCCACTTTACTTGATATTTTATCTTTATTCAAAGATTGTATTAATACCATTAGATATGACTTCCGCCAATTTTGAACCGTACAGGCTTCTGTTTGAGAAATTAGCAGCTAGCTTTATTACATCTGCAACAGTAGTGATATTTTATTTATCCTCAATTATAAAATTTGATCGAAAAACATCCTTAATTTCAACTTTTATCTTTGCTTTTGCAACTAATACTTGGATGACTAGTTCTCAAGGACTATGGCAACATGGTGTTTCTAACTTTATCTTAGTTGTTAGTATTTTTTCCTTACTGAAATTCAATCAAAATATATCTACATCAAAATTTTCATGGCTATTATTAGCTGGTATTTGTTGTGGCTTACTGCCTGGGATTCGTCCAACTAGTATCCTATTCTCTGTTAATATTATAGTCTACGCAATTTTCATTTACCGAATAAATTCGATTTTTGTATTTTTAGGTTGTCTATCATCTTTGCCAAGCATTCTATGGAACTTATACTACTTTGGTAATTTTTCTGGTGGTTACTCATCAATTTTTCCTGAAGCACCTTACTTATTTACATTAGATAACTTTACGAATGCATTCCTTGGAACTTTATTAAGCCCGAGTCGTGGCTTAATAATATTTTCACCTATTGTTCTGTATTGCTTACCTGTTTTCTACAAACTTTTAAAGTTGAGGTCAAGAAAAGATGATCTGCTGTTAGGGAGTCTGAGTATAACATCTTTGTGTTTAGTATTTAGCTATTTCTTCTACATAGTCTGGTGGGCTGGGCATAGTTATGGGCCTAGGTTTATGACTGATGTAATGCCAATATTTTGCTACTTGATTAACTATTATTTTTACTCTTGCTCTAGCCTAAACTCTTGCTCTAGACTAATCTCACTACTTAAGTTATCTTCAGTTAATACTCACCATCATTTTATACTATTCTTCTTAGTTATTTTTTACTCCACATTTATACAGTTTATCGGTGCATTTGGTACAGATTATGGTTATCTATGGAACGGAATCCCTCTAAATGTTGATATCCCTGAATACCAATACAGACTGTGGAGCTGGAGCGATAGTCAAATACAACGTCACTGTGCCTCGTTTTTTTATGAAATCTTTGGATCTCCTGTGAAAAACAATCAAATTTCTTATAAATTAAACTTAGATGGTCTAATAAAAAATGTACTTGATAAGCAAAATCATCCTCTTTCATCTCATATGCTAGTAGCACCTGGACATCAACAACTAATTAAAGCCGACTTAAAAAACTTAGGTGATTCAACATGGTTTGGTTATGATTCAGCAATAGGAGATGGGGAAGTGCGTGTAAGATGCATATTTTATGACTTAAATGACAAGACTATTGAAGAATCTCGACTTTACATATCGGGTGTGACTAGATCAAGTCAATTAGCAGAGGCTTTTGGTCATGTTGTTTTTCCAGTTGTACCAGGTGACTACATTCTTAAAATAGACCTAGTATCAGAAGGTTTTGGTAATTTTGGTGATAGCATAAAATATTTTAATGTGAGAGTCCAGAGTTAG
- a CDS encoding glycosyltransferase family 4 protein: MNIGIDCSLILPHMAGIGQYTWNLILALSSVDTCNSYLLYPVFEYNRDYQYYVNHLIKNSPEIHNKERFKVAYRRVPKKLTQKLWNHTLPFIRNLPSLENHLKYGCTDIIHGTSFFLPEIQRRSVKIITLYDLSFLTHPQFHTQETVRNCTEGIKKSLEIADAVLVISENTKRDLLSYFQFDPEKVYVTYLGKDPSYSKVLDPECIAQFLKKYSLPASYLLFVGSMEPRKNLKSLLQAYSLLSSSLREKYKLVIAGPQGWLNTDIFELAQNLNLLDNVYFTGYIPQDDMALLYSAASLFIYPSFYEGFGLPVLEAMSCGVPTITSNVASIPEITGNDGALLIDPYEPESISEAISDVLNSPSLAFELSTQAESRSQLFSWSNCAQQTLAVYQRFA, translated from the coding sequence ATGAATATTGGTATAGATTGCAGTCTTATCTTGCCCCACATGGCAGGTATTGGACAGTATACTTGGAATTTAATCCTTGCCTTAAGTTCGGTTGATACTTGTAACAGCTATTTACTATATCCAGTTTTTGAATACAATCGTGACTATCAGTATTATGTTAATCATCTCATAAAGAATTCTCCAGAAATTCACAACAAAGAAAGGTTCAAAGTTGCTTACAGAAGAGTTCCCAAAAAGCTGACTCAAAAGCTTTGGAATCATACCTTGCCATTTATTAGAAATCTTCCTTCTCTTGAAAATCATCTTAAATATGGCTGTACTGATATCATACATGGTACATCTTTTTTCTTGCCTGAAATTCAGAGAAGATCTGTAAAAATAATAACTCTTTATGATTTGAGTTTTTTAACACATCCACAATTTCATACTCAAGAAACTGTCAGAAATTGTACTGAAGGTATTAAGAAGTCTCTAGAAATTGCTGATGCAGTTTTGGTTATATCTGAGAATACAAAACGTGACTTGCTATCTTATTTTCAGTTTGACCCTGAGAAAGTATATGTGACTTATCTAGGAAAGGATCCCTCTTATTCTAAAGTTTTAGATCCTGAGTGTATCGCTCAGTTTTTGAAGAAATACTCACTTCCAGCCTCTTACCTTCTCTTTGTAGGCTCTATGGAACCTAGGAAAAATTTAAAAAGTCTACTTCAAGCTTACAGCTTGTTATCATCTAGCTTAAGAGAAAAATATAAACTTGTAATTGCTGGCCCTCAAGGTTGGCTTAATACCGATATTTTTGAGCTAGCTCAAAACTTAAATTTGTTAGATAATGTTTATTTTACTGGATATATTCCTCAAGATGATATGGCACTTTTATATTCAGCAGCATCCTTGTTTATTTATCCTTCATTTTACGAAGGTTTTGGACTTCCTGTATTAGAGGCAATGTCTTGTGGTGTCCCTACAATTACTTCTAATGTTGCCTCTATACCTGAAATTACTGGTAATGATGGTGCTTTACTTATTGATCCCTATGAACCAGAGAGTATTTCAGAGGCAATATCTGATGTCTTAAACTCACCATCTCTCGCCTTTGAGTTATCTACTCAGGCAGAGAGTCGTAGTCAGTTATTTTCCTGGAGTAACTGCGCACAACAGACTCTTGCAGTATATCAACGGTTTGCTTAA
- a CDS encoding glycosyltransferase family 2 protein, giving the protein MNPPSVYAIVPVRNRCNVTQVFLSKFICQDYDNLKIVVIDSNSSDGTQDMILMNYPQVHLIHATNHDFWTGATNLGVSYALKHNAEYILTINDDAYVSHNYVSSLVKLIDKYNLDILGSRIDHMGQPGLIWSLGAYCRWGSKDILQLAYGQCWIDNLPQAIILSEFFQVDSLPGNGVLIKSPVFKKIGLYNQIFLPHYHADSEFIMRANKNGIISYITPQIIVYNDFDLEAAHSSAFSDFFSRKSHLFIVPIIYIIFNYCPWSLKMQTFFYTCFYPSLKYFQCRYIKILNKSRVLLKKSIKKITFVIFSFVK; this is encoded by the coding sequence ATGAATCCCCCCTCAGTTTATGCAATTGTTCCTGTAAGAAATAGATGTAATGTAACTCAGGTCTTTCTTTCTAAATTTATCTGCCAAGACTATGATAACCTTAAGATAGTAGTTATTGATTCTAATTCAAGTGATGGCACTCAGGATATGATCCTGATGAACTATCCACAAGTTCATTTAATTCATGCAACAAACCATGACTTTTGGACAGGAGCAACTAATTTAGGCGTTTCATATGCTCTCAAGCATAATGCTGAATATATTCTGACAATCAATGACGATGCTTATGTTTCTCATAACTATGTTAGCTCTCTCGTAAAACTTATAGACAAGTATAATTTAGATATTTTAGGTAGTCGTATTGATCACATGGGGCAACCTGGCCTAATATGGTCTTTAGGAGCTTACTGTCGATGGGGCAGTAAAGATATTTTGCAGCTTGCTTACGGTCAGTGTTGGATCGATAATTTACCACAGGCAATCATTTTATCTGAGTTTTTTCAAGTAGATTCCTTACCAGGAAATGGAGTTTTGATTAAGTCACCTGTCTTTAAAAAAATTGGATTATACAATCAAATATTTTTACCGCATTATCATGCAGACTCTGAATTTATTATGCGAGCCAATAAGAATGGTATTATTTCTTACATAACTCCTCAAATCATTGTTTACAATGACTTTGACTTAGAAGCAGCTCATTCTTCGGCTTTTTCTGACTTTTTTTCTAGAAAATCTCACCTATTTATAGTTCCTATTATATATATTATTTTCAACTATTGCCCTTGGTCACTTAAAATGCAAACTTTTTTCTATACATGCTTTTATCCTTCACTTAAATATTTTCAATGCCGTTATATTAAAATTCTCAATAAGTCAAGAGTCTTATTAAAGAAATCCATCAAAAAAATAACTTTTGTGATATTTTCATTTGTGAAATAA
- a CDS encoding type II toxin-antitoxin system VapC family toxin — MNEAFLDTSFAIALSSVTDQNHIRAVKLASQIETHKTSLVTTQAILLEIGNALSKQRYRTAAIQPLESLETDPSIEIILLTNRLYRLAFNLFKQRQDKEWGLVDCVSFVVMQERGISDALTADIHFQQAGFRALLKD, encoded by the coding sequence ATGAATGAAGCTTTTTTAGATACTTCTTTTGCGATTGCTTTATCTTCGGTTACCGATCAAAATCATATACGGGCTGTTAAGCTTGCTAGTCAAATCGAAACTCACAAAACTAGCCTAGTAACAACTCAAGCGATCTTGCTGGAAATTGGTAATGCACTTTCTAAGCAAAGATATAGAACGGCAGCAATTCAACCTTTAGAATCCCTCGAAACTGATCCCAGTATTGAAATTATTTTATTAACCAATAGGCTATACAGATTAGCATTCAATTTGTTTAAGCAACGACAAGATAAAGAATGGGGTTTAGTAGACTGTGTATCATTCGTTGTGATGCAAGAGCGAGGAATTTCTGATGCACTGACTGCCGATATTCATTTCCAGCAGGCAGGCTTTCGAGCATTATTAAAGGACTAA
- a CDS encoding Uma2 family endonuclease has protein sequence MYQTARQFAETMPDARVLLSDEPEMESSLHYLQLMLLVACLNWHWQDKTDYFIGANLTIYFSRQQLKKRDFRGPDFFLVKGVTNQPRNSWVVWEEDGRYPNLIIELLSESTSQIDRTLKKELYQNRFRTPEYFWFSPNSLEFMGYRLMGDFYQEIPLTPSGKRWSEQLQLFLGVEHKKLCYFTPDEALILSPEQLARREQQRAIQAQQQAEQAQQQANRLAAYLRSLNIDPDTIP, from the coding sequence ATGTATCAAACCGCTAGACAATTTGCAGAAACCATGCCCGATGCACGGGTTTTACTGAGTGACGAGCCTGAAATGGAAAGTTCTCTACATTACTTACAATTAATGCTCCTAGTCGCTTGCCTGAATTGGCATTGGCAAGATAAAACCGACTACTTTATTGGCGCAAACTTGACCATTTATTTCAGTCGTCAACAACTCAAAAAGCGTGACTTCCGTGGGCCAGATTTCTTCTTAGTCAAAGGTGTTACCAATCAGCCTCGAAACTCCTGGGTGGTTTGGGAAGAAGACGGTCGCTACCCCAATCTCATTATTGAACTGTTATCAGAAAGTACTTCTCAAATCGATCGTACCCTCAAGAAAGAACTGTATCAAAATCGCTTCCGCACACCAGAATACTTTTGGTTTTCCCCCAATAGCCTAGAGTTTATGGGCTATCGCCTAATGGGAGACTTCTATCAAGAAATCCCCTTAACCCCTTCAGGTAAACGTTGGAGTGAACAACTGCAACTGTTCCTGGGAGTCGAGCATAAAAAGCTCTGTTACTTTACCCCGGACGAAGCACTCATCCTCAGTCCTGAACAACTAGCCCGCCGGGAACAGCAACGAGCTATCCAGGCACAGCAACAGGCTGAACAGGCGCAACAACAGGCTAATCGTCTAGCGGCTTATTTACGATCGCTCAACATTGACCCAGATACTATTCCCTGA